In a genomic window of Struthio camelus isolate bStrCam1 chromosome 20, bStrCam1.hap1, whole genome shotgun sequence:
- the ABCA2 gene encoding ATP-binding cassette sub-family A member 2 isoform X7, whose amino-acid sequence MMSGLPQQGVGIQWVLAFEIFIPLVLFFILLGLRQKKPTIPVKEAFYTAAPLTSAGILPVMQSLCPDGQRDEFGFLQYSNSTVTQLLEHLSEVVEQSNLFDPDHPGLEEELESLRRRLEALSSSEPSSMETHFSSQAGSGFTLAWAAKDRGELHRFLTQNLSLPNATAELLLGSSIDLREVYHLYFGSSPSVPDDTHERDLWDRFGPSEKVLKLENVVFTAPVLEHLTCDQSQGGLRRLLHVAPSQQALLQAYRALVCNGSQAAREERFAQLATELKNQLDARKIVSRLKLDEVNSTATQHRLHALLEDLMEMEKVLRDMDILSALAKLLPKGACASKAPSPTANSTGWASGNATAGNNTTAEEEGNREGMPGGENPQGQFSAFVQLWAGLQPILCGNNRTIEPEALKQGNMSSLGFTSKEQRNLGLLVHLMTSNPKILYAPVGTEVDKVILKANETFAFVGNVTHYAKLWMNISPEIRAYLEEGRLQRRIRWLQQFTADLHKHPEILNVSDSDLLHSFLNGNFSLPNASVLLQQLDTIDNAACGWVHFMAKVSVDIFKGFPDEESIVNYTLNQAYQDNVTVFASVIFQTNKDGSLPPHVMYKIRQNSSFTEKTNEIRRAYWRPGPNTGGRFYFLYGFVWIQDMMERALINTFVGHDVVEPGNYVQMFPYPCYTRDDFLFVIEHMMPLCMVISWVYSVAMMIQHIVTEKEHRLKEVMKMMGLNNAVHWVAWFITGFVQLSISVTALTAILKYGKVLMHSDVLIIWLFLAIYAVATIMFCFLVSVLYSKAKLASACGGIIYFLSYVPYMYVAIREEVAHDKITAFEKCIASLMSTTAFGLGSKYFALYEVAGVGIQWHTFSQSPVEGDDFNLLLSMMMLSVDAVVYGVLTWYIEAVHPGMYGLPRPWYFPFQKSYWLGNGRVETWEWTWPWSRTTRLSIMEEDQACAMESRRLVPHHPALVAEETRGIEEEPSHLPLVVCIDKLTKVYKTDKKLALNKLSLNLYENQVVSFLGHNGAGKTTTMSILTGLFPPTSGSATIYGHDIRTEMDEIRKNLGMCPQHNVLFDRLTVEEHLWFYSQLKSMAEEEIRKEMDKMIEDLELSNKRHSLVQTLSGGMKRKLSVAIAFVGGSRAVILDEPTAGVDPYARRAIWDLILKYKPGRTILLSTHHMDEADLLGDRIAIISHGKLKCCGSPLFLKSTYGDGYKLTVVKRQSDARNSTESGQPHSPPSHSSVSPCSEPRVSQFIKKYVASCLLISDTNTELSYILPSEAVKKGCFERLFQHLEQSLEDLALTSFGLMDTTLEEVFLKVSEEDQSLENSDVDMKESKKDALRPPTPELGPKPEANGEPLAEAEVPEKPEVELSNLVTCSKLAQSQASLRSASSVGSVRGDEGGAYSEFFGDYSPLFDNRQDPDNISLQDQEADVEAEDHDLAGQGSFKLEGSWLKLRQFHGLIVKRFHCAKRNTKALFSQILLPAFFVCVAMTVALSVPEIGDLPPLILSPSQYHNYTQPKGNFIPYANEERHEYRIRLSPDASPQQLVNTFHLPSGVGATCVLKTAFNNTLDQPMQTLNLNSNESKMLAAKYFDAMCIDSFTQGLPLSNFVPPPPSPAPSDYPVSVDEDLLRAWNSTTFSSAIKETVTSAPALPQIIHEPIKCTCSMQGTGFSCPSGVGGHPPQMKVVTGDILADITGRNVSEYLLYTSDRFRLHRYGALTFGNVQKSIPASFGARAPATVRKIAVRRTAQVFYNNKGYHSMPTYLNALNNAILRANLPKSKGNPASYGITVTNHPMNKTSASLSLDYLLQGTDVVIAIFIIVAMSFVPASFVVFLVAEKATKAKHLQFVSGCDPVIYWLANYVWDMLNYLVPATCCIIILFVFDLPAYTSPTNFPAVLSLFLLYGWSITPIMYPASFWFEVPSSAYVFLIVINLFIGITATVATFLLQLFEHDKDLKVVNSYLKSCFLVFPNYNLGHGLMEMAYNEYINEYYAKIGQFDKMKSPFEWDIVTRGLVAMTIEGFVGFFITIMCQYNFFRKPQRLPVSTKPIEDDIDVANERHRVLRGDADNDMLKIENLTKVYKSRKIGRILAVDRLCVGVRPGECFGLLGVNGAGKTTTFKMLTGDESTTGGEAFVNGHSILKELLQVQQSLGYCPQFDALFDELTAQEHLELYTRLRGIPWKDEERVVKWALKKLELTKYADKPASTYSGGNKRKLSTAIALIGYPSFIFLDEPTTGMDPKARRFLWNLILDVIKTGRSVVLTSHSMEECEALCTRLAIMVNGRLKCLGSIQHLKNRFGDGYMITVRTKSSLNVKEVVRFFNRNFPEAILKERHHTKAQYQLKSDQISLAQVFSKMEQVVDVLGIEDYSVSQTTLDNVFVNFAKKQSDNLEQQETSPSCALQSPLERVLSLLRPRAAPTELRALVVEEQEDLETDDEGLISFEEERAQLSFNTDTLC is encoded by the exons AATGTCGTCTTCACGGCACCAGTGCTGGAGCACCTCACGTGCGACCAGAGCCAAGGGGGGCTGCGGCGCCTCCTCCACGTGGCTCCAAGCCAGCAAGCACTGCTGCAAGCTTACCGGGCGCTGGTGTGCAATGGGAGCCAGGCGGCCCGTGAGGAGCGCTTTGCCCAGCTGGCCACCGAGCTCAAGAACCAGCTGGACGCCCGCAAAATCGTCAGCAGG CTAAAGCTGGATGAGgtgaacagcacagccacccagCACCGGCTCCATGCCCTCCTTGAGGATCTCATGGAGATGGAGAAGGTTCTCCGCGATATGGATATTCTCTCAGCTTTGGCCAAGCTGCTACCCAAAGGAGCTTGTGCCAGCAAGGCCCCATCACCCACCGCCAACAGCACCGGCTGGGCCAGTGGCAACGCCACGGCGGGCAACAACAccacagcagaggaggagggcaaCAGGGAGGGCATGCCAGGTGGTGAAAACCCACAGGGGCAGTTCtcagcctttgtgcagctgtggGCCGGGCTGCAGCCCATCCTGTGCGGGAACAACCG GACAATCGAGCCTGAGGCGCTGAAGCAGGGCAACATGAGCTCTCTGGGCTTCACCAGCAAGGAGCAGCGAAACCTGGGCCTCCTCGTACATCTTATGACGAGCAACCCCAAAATCCTCTACGCTCCTGTGGGCACTGAAGTAGACAAGGTCATCCTGAAG GCCAACGAGACCTTCGCCTTCGTGGGCAACGTCACCCACTATGCCAAGCTGTGGATGAACATCTCCCCGGAGATCAGGGCCTACCtggaggagggcaggctgcaGAGACGCATCCGCTGGCTCCAGCAG TTCACAGCCGACCTCCATAAGCATCCAGAGATCCTGAATGTCTCCGACAGCGACCTTCTCCACAGCTTCCTCAATGGCAACTTCTCCCTGCCCAACGCCAGcgtcctgctccagcagctggaCACCATTGACAACGCTGCCTGTGGCTGGGTCCACTTCATGGCTAAG GTCAGTGTGGACATCTTCAAAGGCTTCCCGGATGAGGAGAGCATCGTTAACTACACTCTGAATCAGGCCTACCAGGACAATGTCACCGTCTTTGCCA GTGTCATCTTCCAGACCAACAAGGATGGCTCACTGCCCCCTCACGTCATGTACAAGATCCGGCAGAACTCCAGCTTCACTGAGAAAACCAACGAGATCCGGCGGGCATACTGGCGGCCTGGCCCCAACACCGGTGGGCGCTTCTACTTCCTCTACGGCTTTGTCTGGATCCAGG ATATGATGGAGCGTGCCCTCATCAACACGTTTGTTGGCCACGATGTGGTGGAGCCTGGCAATTATGTGCAGATGTTCCCATATCCATGTTATACCCGGGACGA CTTCCTCTTTGTCATCGAGCACATGATGCCCCTGTGCATGGTGATCTCCTGGGTCTACTCAGTGGCCATGATGATCCAGCACATTGTGACGGAGAAGGAGCATCGCCTGAAAGAG GTGATGAAGATGATGGGCTTGAACAACGCAGTGCATTGGGTGGCTTGGTTCATCACTGGCTTCGTCCAGCTCTCCATCTCAGTCACAGCTCTCACCGCCATCCTAAAATACGGCAAGGTCCTGATGCACAGCGATGTCCTCATTATCTGGCTCTTCCTCGCCATCTACGCGGTGGCCACCATCATGTTCTG TTTCCTAGTGTCGGTGCTCTACTCCAAGGCCAAGCTGGCCTCAGCCTGTGGTGGCATCATCTATTTCCTGAGCTACGTGCCCTACATGTATGTTGCCATCCGGGAGGAGGTGGCGCACGACAAAATCACAGCCTTTGAGAAGTGCATTGCG TCCCTCATGTCGACCACGGCTTTCGGGCTGGGCTCCAAGTACTTTGCCCTGTACGAGGTGGCTGGCGTGGGCATCCAGTGGCACACCTTCAGCCAGTCGCCCGTGGAAGGAGACGACTTCAACCTCTTGCTGTCCATGATGATGCTGAGTGTAGATGCTGTGGTGTATGGGGTGCTCACGTGGTACATCGAGGCCGTGCACCCAG GTATGTATGGCCTGCCGCGGCCCTGGTACTTCCCCTTCCAGAAGTCCTACTGGTTGGGGAACGGGCGAGTGGAGACATGGGAGTGGACCTGGCCCTGGTCCCGTACCACCCGCCTCAGCATCATGGAGGAGGACCAGGCCTGTGCCATGGAGAGCAGGAGACTGG TTCCTCACCATCCTGCTCTCGTAGCAGAGGAGACGCGGGGCATTGAGGAGGAGCCGTCCCACCTGCCCTTGGTTGTCTGCATTGACAAGCTCACCAAGGTCTACAAGACGGACAAGAAACTGGCACTGAACAAGCTGAGCCTCAACCTCTATGAGAACCAGGTGGTGTCTTTCCTGGGACACAATGGCGCGGGCAAAACCACCACCAT GTCCATCCTGACTGGCTTGTTCCCTCCAACATCGGGCTCTGCTACCATCTATGGCCACGATATCCGGACAGAGATGGATGAGATCCGGAAGAACCTGGGCATGTGTCCCCAGCACAACGTGCTCTTTGACAGGCTGACGGTGGAGGAGCACCTCTGGTTCTACTCGCAGCTCAAGAGCATGGCAGAGGAGGAGATCCGCAAGGAGATGGACAA GATGATTGAAGACCTGGAGCTCTCCAACAAACGCCATTCCTTGGTGCAAACCCTCTCAGGTGGCATGAAGAGGAAGTTGTCAGTGGCTATAGCCTTCGTGGGTGGATCGCGAGCCGTAATTTTGGACGAGCCCACAGCTGGTGTCGATCCGTATGCGCGCAGGGCCATCTGGGACCTCATCCTCAAATACAAGCCAG GGAGGACCATCCTGCTCTCCACACACCACATGGACGAAGCTGACTTGCTGGGCGACCGCATTGCCATCATATCCCACGGCAAGCTCAAGTGCTGCGGCTCCCCACTGTTCCTCAAGAGCACCTATGGTGATGGTTACAAGCTGACGGTGGTCAAGAGGCAGTCAGACGCCAGAAACAGCACAG AGTCGGGCCAGCCGCACAGTCCCCCGTCCCACTCCTCCGTCAGCCCCTGCTCTGAGCCCCGTGTCTCCCAGTTCATCAAGAAGTACGTGGCCTCCTGCCTCCTCATCTCAGACACCAACACTGAGCTCTCCTACATCCTGCCCAGCGAGGCTGTCAAGAAGGGCTGCTTCGAGAGGCTCTTCCAG CACTTGGAGCAGAGCCTGGAGGATCTGGCCCTGACCAGTTTTGGGCTGATGGACACCACACTCGAGGAGGTCTTCCTCAAGGTGTCCGAGGAGGACCAGTCTCTGGAAAACAGCGATGTTG acATGAAAGAGTCCAAGAAGGATGCCCTGCGGCCACCCACCCCCGAGTTGGGCCCAAAGCCCGAGGCCAATGGGGAGCCCCTTGCGGAAGCAGAAGTGCCCGAGAAGCCAGAGGTGGAGCTAAGCAACCTGGTGACCTGCTCCAAGCTTGCCCAGTCGCAGGCATCCCTGCGCTCAGCCTCCTCGGTGGGCTCTGTGCGGGGCGATGAAGGTGGGGCTTATTCGGAGTTCTTTGGAGATTACTCTCCGTTGTTTGATAATCGGCAGGACCCTGATAACATCAGTCTGCAAG ATCAAGAAGCTGATGTGGAGGCGGAGGACCATGACCTGGCAGGACAGGGGAGCTTTAAGCTGGAGGGGTCGTGGCTGAAGTTGCGGCAGTTCCATGGGCTGATCGTCAAACGCTTCCATTGTGCCAAGCGCAACACCAAGGCCCTCTTCTCGCAGATCCTCCTGCCCGCCTTCTTCGTCTGTGTGGCCATGACTGTGGCACTCTCTGTGCCCGAAATAG GAGACCTGCCTCCCCTCATCCTCTCGCCATCTCAGTACCACAACTACACGCAACCCAAGGGCAACTTCATTCCTTATGCCAACGAGGAGCGGCATGAGTACCG catcAGGCTGTCTCCTGATGCCAGCCCCCAGCAACTGGTGAACACCTTCCACCTGCCCTCAGGCGTGGGCGCCACATGCGTGCTCAAGACAGCCTTCAACAACACGCTGGACCAGCCCATGCAGACCCTGAACCTCAACAGCAACGAGTCCAAAATGCTGGCAGCCAAGTACTTCGATGCTATGTGCATTGACTCCTTCACGCAgggcctgccgctctccaacttcgtgccaccacctccttccccagccccctcGGACTATCCTGTCTCAGTGGATGAGGACCTGCTCCGTGCCTGGAACTCCACAACCTTCTCCTCTGCCATCAAAG AGACTGTCACCTCAGCCCCAGCCTTGCCCCAAATTATCCACGAGCCCATCAAGTGCACGTGCTCCATGCAGGGGACTGGcttctcctgccccagcggcgTGGGAGGGCATCCCCCGCAGATGAAGGTGGTGACAGGGGACATCCTGGCGGACATCACCGGGCGCAATGTCTCTGAGTACCTGCTCTACACCTCGGACCGCTTCCGGCTGCACAG GTATGGGGCGCTCACCTTTGGCAACGTCCAGAAATCCATCCCGGCCTCCTTTGGGGCCAGGGCTCCTGCCACGGTGCGCAAGATAGCCGTCCGGAGAACAGCCCAG GTCTTCTACAACAACAAGGGCTACCACAGCATGCCCACCTACCTCAATGCACTCAACAATGCCATCCTGCGGGCCAACTTGCCCAAGAGCAAAGGCAACCCCGCTTCTTACG GTATCACGGTGACCAACCACCCCATGAACAAGACTAGTGCCAGCCTGTCTCTGGATTACCT CCTGCAAGGCACAGACGTGGTGATTGCCATCTTCATCATCGTAGCCATGTCCTTCGTGCCGGCCAGCTTTGTGGTGTTCCTGGTTGCTGAAAAGGCCACCAAGGCCAAACATCTGCAGTTTGTGAGCGGCTGCGACCCTGTCATCTACTGGTTGGCCAACTATGTGTGGGATATG CTTAACTATCTGGTGCCAGCCACGTGCTGCATCATTATCCTTTTTGTGTTCGACCTCCCAGCGTACACATCTCCCACCAACTTCCCTGCTGTCCTCTCACTCTTTCTGCTCTATGG TTGGTCCATCACCCCCATCATGTACCCTGCCTCCTTCTGGTTTGAGGTGCCCAGTTCTGCCTATGTCTTCTTGATAGTCATCAACCTCTTCATTGGCATCACAGCCACTGTTGCCACGTTCCTGCTGCAGCTCTTTGAGCACGACAAG GATTTGAAGGTGGTGAACAGCTACTTGAAGAGCTGCTTCCTTGTATTCCCTAACTACAACCTGGGCCATGGCTTGATGGAGATGGCCTATAACGAGTACATCAACGAATACTATGCCAAGATCG GGCAGTTCGATAAAATGAAGTCACCCTTTGAATGGGACATTGTGACACGTGGCCTGGTTGCCATGACAATTGAAGGCTTTGTTGGCTTCTTCATCACCATCATGTGCCAATATAACTTCTTCCGGAAACCGCA GCGACTGCCCGTCTCCACCAAGCCCATTGAAGATGATATTGATGTGGCCAACGAGCGGCACCGTGTCCTGCGTGGCGACGCCGACAATGACATGCTGAAGATTGAGAACCTCACCAAG GTGTACAAGTCCCGCAAGATTGGTCGCATCCTGGCTGTGGACCGGCTATGCGTGGGCGTCCGGCCTGGAGAGTGCTTTGGGCTGCTGGGTGTCAACGGCGCAGGGAAGACAACCACCTTCAAGATGCTTACAGGGGACGAGAGCACCACGGGTGGAGAGGCGTTTGTTAATGGACACAG CATCCTGAAAGAGCTCCTGCAGGTCCAACAAAGCTTGGGCTATTGCCCGCAGTTTGATGCACTTTTTGATGAGCTGacggcccaggagcacctggagcTCTACACCCGCCTGCGTGGTATTCCCTGGAAGGACGAGGAGCGG GTGGTCAAATGGGCACTGAAGAAGCTAGAGCTGACCAAGTATGCCGACAAACCTGCCAGCACCTACAGCGGAGGCAACAAGAGGAAGCTGTCCACGGCCATAGCACTGATAGGCTACCCATCCTTCATCTTCCTG GATGAGCCCACGACAGGGATGGACCCCAAGGCACGGCGCTTCCTTTGGAACCTCATCCTGGACGTCATCAAAACAGGCCGCTCCGTGGTGCTCACGTCCCACAG CATGGAGGAGTGCGAGGCACTCTGCACCCGCCTGGCCATCATGGTGAACGGGCGACTCAAATGTCTTGGCAGCATCCAGCACTTGAAAAACAG GTTTGGAGATGGCTACATGATCACCGTGCGGACCAAGTCCAGCCTCAACGTCAAGGAGGTGGTGAGGTTCTTCAACCGCAACTTCCCCGAGGCCATCCTTAAG GAGCGGCACCACACCAAGGCCCAGTACCAGCTCAAATCAGACCAAATCTCACTGGCACAGGTCTTCAGCAAGATGGAGCAGGTGGTGGATGTGCTGGGCATTGAAGACTATTCTGTCAGCCAGACCACCCTGGACAAC GTGTTTGTGAATTTTGCCAAGAAGCAAAGTGACAACCTGGAGCAGCAGGAGACGAgccccagctgtgccctgcagtcACCCCTGGAGCGAGTGCTCAGCCTGCTGCGCCCACGGGCGGCCCCCACAGAGCTGCGGGCCCTTGTagtggaggagcaggaggatctGGAGACTGATGACGAAGGCCTCATCAGCTTCGAGGAGGAGAGG GCTCAGCTCTCATTCAACACGGACACACTGTGCTGA